ctgatgtCTGATAAAATGAGAGCGGCTTATAACGAagtaattagtctgccatttcagttTTTGCTATAGAGGAAGTCAActgtatttatattttttattaaaatagtgTTTAAATTGTTGACAAATTTCTTAGAAGACGCAGGTGTATAGTTAAAATCAATGGAACATATTGTATAACCTATTGCAGTGACATATGCAACAATAGACTAACCAATACTGACACTGCAGTGATAtcatatggaaaaaatttaataaacacaATGGACTTATTGCAGAGGCAGGTGGATGACACAATATCTTGCGCAAATAAATGGAGATTAACAATAAATCCTTCTAAAACATAACTAATAATATTTAACCATAGAATCCAAGATCACTCTGCAACTATAAACATATGTGACAATATTATTAAATCCTCCCAAACTGTCAAGTATTTGGGAATAGAAATAGACAACAAATTGAAGTTCAACCACCACACAGCAGttataaaaaggaaaattataaCTAGAGCAAAACACTTCAGAAGTATAACATACAAGAATGACGGAATTACTATTGAAACCGCAgccaatatttataaaatgatTTGCAGACCCATGGTGGAGTATGGTTCTACAATTTTCTATAATTCTAAAGGTCCtgctaaaaataatataaaagtgggTGAAACAGCTAGCCTTCGACAAATCACTAGAATGCGTCATCCTGATAATCCACTTTATAATGCATCAAACAGAATACTGTACGAACTAGAATTGAACCTATTAATGAGACtcaataatttgtttaaatatttctctattaatgacaataacaaacacaaaaacacaaaaatttgATTGAGCCCCACATTGTGAAGATACCAAAGAACAGTGCCTGTAGATATCCAGGAAGAACTCTTTTTGAAGAAATCTGCTACACATCCAGACAATAAACAACCCTATTTAAATCATCATCTGTTATTGTAACTAATTGTCtattaattactttttttttaactctctctctctctctctctctctctctctctctctctctctctctctgagAAAATCTGTTTAATCCAAAAAATTGGGTAATCCAAAATGGGTTCGGTGGTCTCAATTATTTCAGATTACCGGGACTCCACTGTATTATAATCTGTTTATGTTTTATATCACACTCACCTTTCTCACGTTTACCTATATTTTTGTTTCATGGGATTTTGTTTTAGCAATGAAACAAAAAACATACATAAGATGTGGATTGAAAGACGTTCAGAAGAGGCTAAGAAAAGGCGAAACAGGAATCGTTCTCTTTGCTGGTGATGTATGGCCCTTGGAAATAATGTGCCACTTACCTATAGTGTGTGAGGACAAAAACATTCCTTATGTGTTTGTTCCAAGTAGAAAAGATCTAGGAGCCGCTATGGGTGTAAAACGAGggtgtttaacagttttaattaagcCACACAATGAATATAAAGATTCCTTTGATGAATTATCAGAAGAAGTTAAACATTTGGGTGTTGCTCTTTAGTAGTAGTGttaatttttgagtaattttttttattaatgttgatATCTAGTTTAAGATATTGTAAGATGTAATACAACTCTTGTAGGGTAATGTATATTTGTATAAACAGTATGTGGTTTTATTTGTACTtatactaaaattttaaatacctCACTACAGAAAACAAAAACATAGAGGATTAGGTATCACCTACTAAGATTTTCttttaattcatttatttaatttttggttattattttttataaataatgacaAAAGTAAATCTAATAATTATTCTCATATCAAAAAGGGTCATGCCCAGTCctggcgctagggtataaggtgcctgCATGTAAAACTTGTATAGGCACCCTTAGGTTTCtttattagtattttgtataacttcttcttcttctaatggtgctacaaccctttgtgagtcttagcctgcttaacaatgttcttccattctgccctgtcaGATACTTTCCTTTGCCAatgcctgatgttcatggttttaagatcttcCTCTATGTcatctatccatcttttacggggcctTCCTCTCATTCTATTTCATTAGGGCTTTcatctctggattacttttacagTTCGATTATCTGACATTCTTTCTAAGTGGCCAAGTCtagtctttgtgactttacaaatctaacaatatctgcactctgcattagttcatccaTCTCATagttcattttaattttccacGAATCATCCCTACACTGGGTTGGTCTAAATATTTTGTATAACACCAACAGAAAAAGGCTAATTTTagccatgaacgatcacatcaatcacttattttgtatttgctgtctttctctataacaaacgtttgttatttatagaaaaagacagcaaatacaaaataagtgattgatgtgatcgttcatgggtatagggcttttcatcgattgtcatttgtttcgagcttctgccatgtgtcacaaaatattaatatatctacgtcatacgtctttggtttgtatcatcggtatataccaataacgtatgacgtagatatattattattatgtgacacatgacagaagctcgaaacaagtgactgtgaatgaaaagccctattctttcatttttccgactgtattatcctgatgtatactctgcttggatcttccataaataatacacaataaataactttttattaagttcacgtcttaaatcaattatttatcaagtacactatatatcaatattatttaatcaacaactcaaaatatgtcaaatatttaaaattgtcactgtctgactgacagtatgctgacaatgctatacgactgagtgcgttgtatgacaaagatagatttggaaatattaccacggacattgtgttcatttttttcgaatcttcaaaaactaataaatatttttgaaaaatttaaacgcagaatggaagactatattattaccgagggccgaaagtcccttagaataaataaaaagttaattttgaatgagatattttaaattaaatatcacactaaattttctcttagtttttcacccctgtaacttattaaaataaacattatagaagttctcagggactttcatcataatctttcattctgcgtttaaatttttcaaaaatacttattagttttctcacaattcgaaaaaaacgaatccccatttgaatagcattgcagccgaaaatacgtacccatcctcttaagagtaaacagtagcgatcaacagggagcaacaaaatataacttcgggagatagtatcataaact
The window above is part of the Diabrotica virgifera virgifera chromosome 2, PGI_DIABVI_V3a genome. Proteins encoded here:
- the LOC114329490 gene encoding H/ACA ribonucleoprotein complex subunit 2-like protein; the encoded protein is MGKIKEEADVSVKEEPQDELSYDEKIANCNAISKPMASKKLAKRCYKLVKKAMKQKTYIRCGLKDVQKRLRKGETGIVLFAGDVWPLEIMCHLPIVCEDKNIPYVFVPSRKDLGAAMGVKRGCLTVLIKPHNEYKDSFDELSEEVKHLGVAL